Proteins encoded in a region of the Elaeis guineensis isolate ETL-2024a chromosome 7, EG11, whole genome shotgun sequence genome:
- the LOC105049202 gene encoding uncharacterized protein has product MPPPPQPPPPPPPPPTQHSRTNLGDLKSQIAKRLGLERAQRYFSYLNQLLSQKLSKPEFNKLCLLTLGHENLPLHNQLIRSILKNACQAKIPPPVVNDKGTLKPVGAVAKKSPQIDESFNSSPAAIPPAPIWSNGDILPSSPRKVRSIIRDQKIKDHPSPLGPNGRAEVAAHQFSLPPDEDTVQENGDLNSCDLKRPLQHQQGGSAEHPAKRPRTEKPSLLDQDSVYSKGLAEVFFVDHREDLEHRDDLNLARGPLQAPLGIPFCPASVGGARRSPLLAAGGFSSSYDSGELYHSEVLKKRMEKIAGAEGLGGVTMDCANLLNNGLDAYLKQLIKSCAELVGARKGHEPIKQLVCKQQPHGKPINGVWRRDHMQVQSIGGRLKSAHGLKNHSSVSLQDFKVAMELNPQQLGEDWPLLLEKICLCSCEE; this is encoded by the coding sequence ATGCCGCCGCCTCCACAGCCACCGCCACCACCGCCACCACCACCAACACAGCACTCTCGGACCAACCTCGGCGACCTCAAGTCCCAAATAGCGAAGAGGCTTGGGCTAGAACGAGCTCAGAGATACTTCAGCTATCTGAATCAGCTGTTATCTCAGAAGCTGAGCAAACCTGAGTTCAATAAGCTCTGTCTTTTAACGCTTGGGCATGAGAACCTCCCCTTGCACAACCAGCTCATCCGCTCCATCCTTAAAAATGCCTGTCAGGCCAAGATTCCGCCCCCTGTTGTCAATGACAAGGGTACGCTGAAGCCTGTTGGAGCTGTAGCAAAGAAATCTCCTCAGATTGATGAAAGTTTCAATTCATCCCCGGCTGCGATTCCACCAGCGCCCATTTGGTCCAATGGAGATATCTTGCCATCGTCCCCTCGCAAGGTCAGGTCTATCATTCGGGACCAGAAGATCAAAGACCACCCAAGCCCCCTCGGACCTAATGGGAGGGCAGAAGTTGCTGCCCATCAATTTTCACTACCCCCTGATGAGGATACTGTGCAGGAGAATGGTGATCTGAATTCATGTGATTTGAAAAGACCATTGCAACATCAACAAGGTGGGTCCGCTGAGCACCCAGCAAAGAGACCACGGACGGAGAAGCCATCACTGCTTGACCAGGATTCTGTATATAGCAAGGGTCTGGCTGAAGTGTTTTTCGTGGATCATAGGGAGGACTTAGAGCACAGGGATGATCTGAACCTGGCTAGAGGTCCTCTTCAAGCCCCACTTGGAATTCCCTTCTGTCCTGCAAGTGTTGGAGGGGCTCGAAGGTCTCCGCTACTTGCTGCCGGTGGCTTTAGTAGCAGCTATGATTCTGGTGAACTGTACCATAGTGAGGTATTGAAGAAACGAATGGAGAAAATAGCAGGAGCAGAAGGCTTGGGAGGGGTGACAATGGACTGTGCAAATCTATTGAATAATGGGTTGGATGCTTATTTGAAGCAGCTGATTAAGTCATGTGCAGAGCTAGTAGGGGCAAGGAAGGGGCATGAACCAATAAAGCAGCTGGTCTGCAAGCAGCAGCCTCATGGGAAGCCAATCAATGGTGTTTGGCGGAGAGATCACATGCAAGTACAGAGTATTGGTGGCCGTTTGAAGAGCGCACATGGGCTGAAGAACCATAGCTCTGTATCTTTGCAGGATTTTAAGGTAGCAATGGAGCTAAACCCACAGCAACTTGGGGAGGACTGGCCCTTGCTACTTGAGAAAATATGCCTCTGTTCATGTGAAGAATAA